The genomic DNA GTTCTCGCTGTACGGCCCGGCCGGCCTGCCCGAGCCGGTGGCCGCCAAGCTGCGCGAGGCGCTGGCCGATACGCTCAAGTCGGAACAGTTCCGCGCCAAGATGCTGGAAGCCGGTGGCGTGCTGGCGCAGCCGGGCGTGGATCCGGTGGCCTCGCAGGCCGCCGAGACGCGCAAGTATGGCGAGCTGGTCAAGGCGGCCAAGATCGAGGCGCAATAAGCGCGACCCGTTTCCATGCCGGCGGCCGCCCAGCGCGGCCGTCGGCGCATCCAGATCCCCACACCGCATCAACGCAGGCCACTTCATGGATTTCACCCTTCCCGTTCCCGACCTCGCCGCCGAGCGCCTGGGCAATACCGATACGCCGGGCGTCTGGCATTTCGACTCGGGCCTGCCCGGCCGCGCCCTCATGCTGTCCGCGCTGGTGCACGGCAACGAACTGTGCGGCGCCTGGGCGCTGAAGGATCTGCTGGCGGCGGGCCTGCGGCCGCGCCGCGGCAGCCTGACGCTGGCGTTCTGCAACCTGCCGGCCTTCGACCGTTTCGACCTGGCGCGGCACGACGCCTCGCGTTTCGTCGACGAGGACATGAACCGGGTCTGGAGTGCCGAGCGCCTGGACAATCCCATCAGCAGCGACCGCCGGCGCGCCGCCCAGTTGCGGCCGTGGGTCGAGCGCGCCGACTGGCTGCTGGACCTGCATTCGATGCACGAGCCGGGCGCGCCGCTGCTGCTGACAGGCGTGCTGCCGCGCAATATCGCGCTGGCGCGACGCTTGAAGGCGCCGCAGCATGTCATCGTGGATGCCGGCCACAAGGACGGCGTGCGCATGCGCGACTTCGCGCAGTTCGGCGATCCGGCGCGCGACACGGCCTGCGCGCTGCTGATCGAGTGCGGCTTTCACGGCGACCCGGCGGCGCGCGATGTTGCGCGCGACATGGTGGCGCGCATGCTGGTCGCGTCGGAAGTGATGGACGCGGCTGACGTCCCGGCCGACTGGCTGCAACCGGATGCCGTACCGCAGCGCGTGCTGGAAGTGACCGACGCGGTGGTGGCGCCGTCGATGGACGTGAGCTTCGCGCAGCCCTGGCAGGGCCTGGAGACACTGGAGAAGGCGGGATCGGTGATCGGCTGGGCCGACGGTCGCGCGATCGTGTCGCCCTATGACCGCTGCACGCTGGTGATGCCGTCGCTGCGCCAGCTCAAGCCGGGCGTGACGGTGGTGCGATTGGCGCGCGATTACGCGGATTGAATGGCTCCGGCGCGATGACGGCGGTCGAATGACGAGGAGGGCGGACGTGGCGCGCGCCGAGTCCGCCCTCCGCCCCAGGGCCATGGCGGGCGAGGCGTCACGCCCCGGGGCGGTCCAGGCCGCCGTTACTTCTGCGGCGTGTAGCGCAGTTCGTCGAGCTGGTAGCCCTGCGCCGTGGCGGCCGCCAGCGCGCGGTCCAGGTCTTCCTTGGGCAGTTGCGGCGAGCGCGACAGGATCCACAGGTATTTGCGGTCGGGCGTGCCGACCACGGCCCAGCGGTAGTCCGGGTCCAGCCCGATGACCCAGTAGTCGCCCTTGATCGGCTTGAAGAACGAGACCTCGAGCTTGGCGTTGTTGCTGCCTTCGACCACCGTGGCGGTGCCCGAGGCCGAGTCGATGTCGCCATCCTTGGTGCGGCAGCGGTTGTTGACGCCGACGGTGCCGTCGGGGTGCAGCGTGTACTCCGCGGTGGTGTCGCCAACGCAGTTGCGCTGGAAGAACATCGGGAAATTGGCGATCTCGTACCACATGCCGGCATAGCGCTTGAGGTCGACCGATTCCACGGTCTGCATGGGCGGCGGCGCGGCGTAGGAGATCCCGGCCGCGCCGGCGGCCAGGGCCAGCAGTAATGTTGCAATGCGGCGCATGGGGCAAGCCTCCTGATCCAAAACCTTAACGATACGCCTTATTTGCGAGGCGCTTTCAGCGCGGCGTGGTAGCGGGCGACGTAGGTGTCGAAATCGACGTCATCGGATTGCTCGATACGGCGCTGTTCGGCGCTGGAGTCGAGCGCGGCCTGGCGGTATTCGGCGGCGACGTCCGCCGGCAGGGGCTCGGCGCGCAGGGCCTGGGCATGTTCGCGGCTCTGGCGCAGAGAATAGTCGTGGAACGATTCGCCGCTGTCGGTGAGCGCCGCGAGCAGGCGCGCGGAGGGCGTGTCGTCAGGGCGGCCCAGCTTGGCCCGTTGCGCGGCCAGGCTGTCGGCGTAGGCGCTGCCGCCCAGCGCGGCGTCGTACAGCGCGGCGTAGGGCGCGATCTGGTCCAGCAGTTCCCGGCCCCACTGCGCCAGCTCGACCGCCTTGCCTTCGCGGTCCAGCTGCAGGCCGGGCTTGCGGCCTTCCTTGACCACGGTGGCGAAGTTGTCGGCGCTGCGCTGACAGTAGCCGTTGGCGGGGAAGAAGGGGCTGTCCGAGGCGGCGCAGAACAGCAGGAAGGCATCCACGAAACGGCTGGTGTCGGCGTCGATGCCCACCGGCGATTCGGGGTTGATGTCCAGGCAGCGCACTTCCACGTACTGCACGCCGCGTTCGGCGAGCGCGGTGATGGGGCGTTCGCAGCGGCCGGTGGCGCGCTTGGGGCGGATGCTGGAGTAGTACTCGTTTTCGATCTGCAGCACGTTGGTGTTGAGCTGGATCCATTCGCCGTTGCGATGCGTGCCGAGCTTCTGGTAGTCGGGCCAGGGCTGGGTGACCGCGTCGTACAGGCGGCCAAGGAAGGTGTCGAGATCGTTGTAGCAGAGCTTGAGCTGCGACTGCGCCTTGTTCTGGTAGCCCAAGTCGCTCATGCGCAGGCTGGTGGCGTAGGGCAGGTACAGGGTATGGTCGCCCAGGCGCTGCAGGCCGTGCTCGCCATCGCGCAGGAAATCACGCGCCAGCGCCGGCGCGGCGCCGAACAGGTACATCAGCAGCCAGGAATAGCGCGTGAAGTTGCGGATCAGGCCGATGTAGCCGCGCGAACGCCGGTCCTGGTCGGTGCCGGGCTGGGTGTCGAGCACCGACCACAGCGCTTCGGGCAGCGAGAAGTTGTAGTGGACACCGGCGATGCACTGCATGGTCTTGCCGTAGCGCTCGGCCAGGCCGCGGCGGTAGACGTGTTTGAGCATGCCGGTATTGGACGTGCCGTACCAGGCGATGGGAATGTCGGCCTCGGCGGGCAGGGTGGCCGGCATCGACTGGTTCCAGATCAGCTCATGATCCAGCACGCTGTAGACATGGCGGTGCGTGGCGGTCAGTTCGGCCAGCAGGGCGTCGACATTGGCGTGGGTGCCGGTGATCAGTTCGAGCAGCGATTCCGAATAGTCGGTGGTGACGTGTTCGTTGGTCAGCGCGGAGCCGAGCCCGGCCGGGTGCGGCGTGCGGGCCAGGATGCCCTGCTCGTCGACGCGCAGGCCTTCTTTTTCGATGCCTCGCAGGGTCTGGGCCAGTAGCGAGCGGTTGGCTTCCAGGCGGGAGAGGCGTTGGGCGGCGGTATCAGTCACGGAATCTTCTCGGTGGGGTCTGTCGCCGGATTTTACGGGGTGCTGGCCTCCTCTGCCGAGGGAGTCAATACCGGGGACAGGGACAATTGCGCGGCGGTGCGCGCCAGCCACTCGTCCAGGTCGGCATAGACCGGGTCGGCGATGGGGGCGGTTTCGTTGAAAATCTCGTGCCAGGCGCTGTCGTACCAGCGCAAGGTCAGCAGCTCGGCGGGCGCCCGCTGGGCGAACTGGCGGCTGCCCTCGGCGGCCACGATGGAGTCGTCGCCCGCCACCATCAGCAGGGTGCGGCATGGCAGCAGATGGGCTTCGCGCAGCGAATCGCGTCCGCCGTCATCGACGAAGCGCGCCAGCCGGCCGGTCATGCTGCGCCGCACCAGCGGGTCGGACCGATAGGCCTTGACCACCGCCCGGTCGTGCGAGATCCGCGCCGGCGCCAGCCCATGGGGCACCCGCAGGTCGGGCGCGTGCAGCGACATCCAGGTCAGGGTGCGGCGCACCCACAGCGGCACGTTGACCACGAAGGGCGGCGAACTGAGCACCAGGGCGTCGATCGGCGCCAGCCGTTGCAGCGCGATCCGCACCGCCACCAGGGCGCCCAGGCTGTGGCCCAGCAGGATCGGCGGGCGGCCCTGGGCGGCGGTCCAGTCGGCCAGGCGGGCCACGGCATCGGTCACCAGGTCTTGCTGGTGCGCCAGGGTGGCGGGGCGTCCGCCCGAGCGGCCATGGCCGCGGTGGTCATGGGCGCCCACCGTCCAGCCGCGGGCCGCCAGCCAGCGCGCCAGCCGGTCATAGCGCCCGGCGTGCTCGCTCAGCCCATGCAGCAGATAGATGCTGGGCGTGCCCGGGCCGACGATCGGCGAAGGCACATTCGGGGCGGCGGGCCAGGCATGATTGGCCAGGAGCGTGCCGTCGGGCGCTGGGGTCATGGAAATCGGCGACAATTTGGGGCTGTCCTCGAAATGAAAAGACCGTGGGGTCTTTACGGTAATGACGATTTCATCGCTGTTTCGTTTCATGTTCAAGAAAGCCGGCCTGATTCTTGTGGTGGCCCTGCTGGCCAGCGCCTGTTCGCCCCGTTACAACTGGCGCGAGGTCGACGTGGCCGACGGCCGCGTGCGGGCGGCTTTCCCGAACCGCGTGCAGACCGAGACCCGCCAGTTGCGGCTGGATACCCATACGCTGGATTTCACGCTGGCCAGCGCCACCGTGGGCGAGGCGGTGTTCGCCATCGGCTCGGCGCCGCTGCCGCGGGAGATCGCGGCCGATCCCGTGGCGCGGCAGGCGCTGGGCATGGCGCTGATGCGCTCGCTGTATGTCAACATGCAGGCGCCGCCGCCCACCGAGTGGCCGCCCTATGGGCAGGACATCGACGTGCAGGGCAAGGCCATGGGCAAGCCCGGCTGGCTGCGCGCGCGGGTGTGGGTGACCGACTCCATGCTGATCGAGGCCGTGGCGGCGGGCACCGAAGCCAGCCTGCCCGAGGAGCGGGCGCGCGAATTCCTGAGGTCGGTCGTGGTCAAGCCGTGACCGTGTTCAGCAGTCCGCGCCGGATGGCCGTGGCCACCGCGGCGCGCCGGCCGCGCACCTGCAGCTTGCGGCAGGCGTTGCGCAGATGGAAATTGACGGTGCTTTCGCTGATGTCGAGGATGCGGGCGGTTTCCCAGCTGGTCTTGCCGATGGCGCTCCAGTGCAGCGAGGCGGATTCTCGAGGCGAAAGCCGGACGGGGGCGGGCGCCCGCGGGATGGCGGAAGCGGGTTTGGCGGACATGACGGATAGGGCGCAGATAGCCTGGAAAAAGACAACCCATGCTCCGACCCCCGATGGCCCCCGGACAAGCGGCGATGCCGCCACGTATCTCACTTTGAATCTCTGACGGAATAAACGCATGCTGGCCATCGCGCAGTTCTATTTGTCGGCCATCGTGCTGATGTTGCCCCTGTTGTCGTGCGTGGGCATCGGCATCTTCTGGGGCAAGCGCGACCTGCCGTTCGGCGGCGCCTTCATCACCACCCTGGTCACCTCGGTGACCACCCCCGCGCTGGTGTTCCACACCTTCGTCACCACCCGCCTGGACGATCGGGCGCTGGCCGACGTGGCCGCCGCCACGCTGCTGGCGCTGCTGCTGTGCGCGCTGGCCTGCGCCTTGCTGCTCAAGCTGGGCCGGCTGCCGGTGCGCACGCTGCTGCCGACCGCCTTTCTGCCCAACGCCGGCAACCTCGGTCTGCCGATTTCGCAGCTGGCCTTCGGCGATGCCGGGCTGTCGGTGGCGGTGGCGTTCTTCGCCGTCAATTCCTTTGTCATGCACACCATCGCGGTGCGGCTGCTGCCGGGCGTCAACACCCGGGGCAGCTGGAAAAGCCCCATCCTGCTGGCTTCGGTGCTGGCCGTCGCGATGCGGCTGCTGAACGTTCCGGTGCCGGCCTGGCTGATCGAGACCACCCGCATGCTGGGCGCCGTGACGGTGCCGCTGATGCTGCTGAGCCTGGGCCACGCGCTGGCGCTGATCCCGGCCAACGGCCTGCGCGATGGCGCCAAGGTGGCGGCGATGCGGCTGGCGACCGGCCTGGCCGCGGGCCTGGCGATCGTCTGGGCGCTCGACCTGGAGCCGGTGCTGGCCGGTGCGCTGACATTGCAGATGGCCATGCCCTGCGCGGTGGTCAGCTACATGTATGCCAAGCGCTATACCGACATGGGCGATACCGCCGCCGGCGCGGTGCTGGTGTCGACCGTGGTGTTCCTGCTGCTGGCGCCGTTGATGCTGTGGTTCAGCCACGCGGGGACGTAGCGGGCGGGCCGGCGTCCGGCGCTACAGCAGTCCGTCGCGCAGTTGTTCGCGGATCCGGCACCACCAGCCGCCGCGCCGCAGCGCCTTGGCATCGTGCTGATGCCAGGTCCGATCGAGCTGGCGCAGCGCGGCGGGGCGATCGAACGACGGCGGCTCGGATCCCGCCGCAGGCTGATGCCGTCGCACGAATTCACCGCGTCGCAGGGCGTCGAGCCGGGCCTGCATTTCGGACTGGCTGTAGACGCGCGGGCCGGCATGGTGGCGGCTCGCCTCGGCCTGGAACCGTTGCAGGGCCGCGAGGAAATGCAGGAAGTGTTCGACCCGCGTGTTGACGAACAGCGGGGCCGCATCCTCGCCAGCCGTCACCACCCGGCCATCGGCCGCGATTGCAAGCCATAGCGCATCGGCCCAGGGTTCGCGCGCGAACACCAGCATCGCGCCGCCCGGCGAGCGGTGTATGGCCGGCGGCACGAACTCGACCAATGCCACGGCGGGGTCGGGACGCATCGGCAGACCGGGGTCGAGCAGCCAGGCGCAGGCGTGGGCGTCCAGCCCGGCGCCGGCCAATGTGTCGGGCGCCAGGCGGGTGGCGCCGCCGGCATAGAGGCCGGCCAGCTCGTCGTGGTTCATGTGATCGGGGCGCGCGCCCGTCGTCGGGGCGGGCGCGGCGGGTTTCGGTGGTTGAGCGGGCAAGGCGCGGCGGATTCAGGCCACGCCCGACATGGCGCGCAACTGCGCCATCAGCGCCTCGGGGATCTCCACGCCGTGCTTGAGCGCTTCGTCGCGCAGTTTGCGGCGGCGGTCGCCGGGCAGGCGCACGCCGTCGTCTTCCAGCATGGCCTCCACCAGCGTTTCGACGCGCTCCAGATAGGCCTCGTTGCCCGCCAGCGCGCCCGGGTCTATCGCCATGAAGGCCTGGCCCAGGCGCGCCGGGCCGCCCTCGTCGACGAAGAACGATTCGGTCTCGAAGCCGAAGTGCGAACCGGTCAGGGCGCAGGCAAGCAGTTCGATGATCAGCGCCAGCATCGCGCCCTTGACGCCGCCTGCCGGCAGCATGCTGCCGGCCAGGCCGGCCTTGGGATCGGTGGTGGGCTGGCCGTCGGCATCCAGCGCCCAGCCCAGCGGGATCGGCTGGTTGTCGCGCGCGGCGATCATGAGCTTGCCGCGCGCCACCTGCGACAAGGACAGGTCGATGACGATGCGGCCGCCGCCGCGGCGCGGGAACACGGCGGCGATGGGGTTGGTGCCGAACAAGGGGCGCTTGCCGCCCCAGGCCGGCATGGCGGCCGGCGAGTTGCTCAGCGCCAGGGCCACCAGGCCGGCGTCGGCCAGGGCTTCCAGGTGATAGCCGGCCTCGCCGAAGTGGTGGCTGTTGGCCACGCCGATAAAGGCCACGCCATGTTCACGGGCGCGGCGGGTGGCTTCCTCGACCGCCAGCGCGCAGGCGGGAAATGCCAGGCCCGAACCGGCATCGATCAGCGCCGCGCCGCCGCGCTCGTGCAGGATACGCGGCACGGCGGCGCCGAGGGCGCGGCCGGTGCGCAGGTGGCCGGCGTAGAACGGCACGCGCGACAGGCCGTGGGAACTGAGCCCCTGGCTTTCGGCGAAGACCAGCGCGCGGGCGGTGCTGTCGGCCATGGCCGGGTTGGCGCCCGCGGCGGCCAGGCTGGCCGCGGCCAGGTGTTGGAGTTCGTCCAGATAGATGTGAGCCATATCCTTCCTGTCAGGGAGGCGCGCCGCGCTTCATCGGGCACCGCCGGTAAGCGCTATTGTCACACCGGCGGCCACCATGTCGGAAACGCGGGTGTTGGCTTCCCGCGTCAGGCCGGCGATGTGCGGGGTCAGGATCAGGTTGGGCGCGCCGGCCAGCGGGCCGCCGGCGGACAACGGTTCCTGTTCGAACACGTCCAGCGCCGCGCCGCCCAGGTGGCCGCCACGCAACGCCGCCGCCAGCGCGGTTTCGTCGACGATGCCGCCGCGCGACGTGTTGATCAGCACAGCGCCCGGCCGCATGCGGGCGATGCGGGCGGCGTCCAGCAGGTGGCGGGTGCCGGTGGTCAGCGGCACGTGCAGGGTGACGGCGTCGGCCTGGGCCAGCAGGTCGTCCAGTTCCAGCCGCGTCGCCCCGGCATCGGCCCAGGCGGGGTGGTCGGCGGGCAAGGCCGCGTCGCACGCCACGACGCGCATGCCCAGCCCGGCCGCGAGCCGCGCGGTCAACTGGCCGATGCCGCCGAAGCCGACCACGCCCAGGGTGCGGCCATGCGCCTCCAGGCCTTGCGATAAGGCCGCGCGCGGCCACTCTCCGCCCGCCACCTCGGCGCTGGCGGCATAGGCGCCGCGCAGCAGCGCCAGCAGCGTGCCGACGACGTATTCGGCCACCGCGCGCGCATTGGCGCCGGTGGCCGGCACCACCTGGATGCCGCGCGCCGCGCAGCCGGGCAGGTCGATGTTGTCCAGCCCCACGCCCAGCCGGCCGACCGCCCGCAGCCGCGGCGCGGCCGCCAGCAGCGCCGCGTCCACCTGGCTGCGGTTGCGCACGATCAGGGCATCGGCCTGGCCGGCGGCGCGCAGCAGGGCGTCGCGCTGCTCCACCAGGTCGGGGGCGTAGCGCACGTCGAAGCGCTGGCGCAGCGCGTCGACCGCGGGCGCGTCCATGAATTCCGAGATAAGCACGTGCATGGCGGCTCCGGCGTCAGGCGATCTGGATGTTGGCGTCGCGGATGATCCTGGCCCAGCGGTCGACCTCGGATCGCAGATAGCTGCCGAATTCCGCCGGCCCGCGCGGCTGCGGCACGAAGCCCAGTTGTTGCAGGGCCTGCTGCATGGCGGGCTGCGAAATCTGCTTGACGATGGCATCGCCGATGCGCTGCACCAGCGCCGGCGGCGTGTTGGCGGGCGCCATGACGCCGGTGAAATTCTCCACGATCAGGTCCGGCAGGCCGGCCTGCGCCACGGTGGGCACGTCGGGCAGGTCCCGGCTGCGATCCCGGGTCGTGATGGCCAGCGCCCGTAGCGAGCCGTTCTTCACGTGCGACAGCGACTCGGGATAGTTCGAGAACACCACGTCCAGGTGGCCGCCGATGAGGTCGGTCAGCGACGGCGCGCCGCCCTTGTAGGGCACGTGCATCAGCGGCGTGCCGGTCAGCTTCTGGTACAGCGCCAGCGTCAGGTGCGGCGGCGTGCCGTTGCCGCTGGAGCCGGCCGCCAGCGGCTTGGCGGCGGCCGCCCGGGCCAGGTCGGCCATGCTCTTGATAGGACTCTTGGCATTGACCACCACCATGATGGGCGAGGACGCCAGGCCGGCCACTGGCGCCAGGTCGCGGGTCAGGTCGTAGCCGGCCTTGCCGGCGAACAAGGTGGCGTTGGCGGCATGCGACAGGGTGATGGCCAGCCACGTGTAGCCATCCGGCGCGGCGTGCGAAACATGCGCCGCGCCGATGTTGGCGCTGCCGCCGGGCTTGTTTTCCACGACCACGTTCCAGCGTTCGGCGTCGCCAAGTGCCTTGCCCACCTGGCGGGCGGCCACGTCGGTCAGGCCGCCGGGCGGGAAGGGCACGACGTAGTTGATGGGGCGATCGGGCCAGTTGCCCTTCTGCGCCAGCGCCTGCTGCCACGGCGCCAGCGCACAGAGGCCGGCGGCGCCCAGCGCGCCGAGCACGCGCCGGCGTTGCGCGTCGTCGATGGGGGGGTGTTGCTCGCGGTTCATCGGTCTTCCTCCTTGGGGGTTGGCGCCCGGGTAGGAATGCTTGCGCCTGTGCTGCCGTGGCGGCTTGCGCCCGGGTCTGCATGCATTTTCTGCGTGTGCTGCGAGGGACTGCGGGTGCTGCGCGAGAGCGAGGTGTTGCAAGGACTGCGGTTTGCGGTGGGGCGGCGACGCGGCGGCGACAGGGCCGCCGCCGCGTCGCTCCCGCCCGCGCGATGGCGCGGACGGCCGGCGCGCCGCATCGGGGCGCCGTCAGGCGCTTTCGAAGATACGGGTCAGGACGAACTCGCGGTGGCCCAGGGCCTCGGCCGCGGTCCAGCGGCCGTTGGCGGTGGCCAGCATGCATTCGAGCAGCTTGTCGCCGGCCTGGTTCAGGTCGATCTCGCGCTGCAGCAGGCCGCTGGTGTCGACGTCGATGTGTTCCGACATGGTGCGCACCGTGCGCGGATTGGCGCAGATCTTGATGACCGGCAGGATCGGGTTGCCGATGACGTTGCCCTGGCCGGTGGGAAAGAAATGCACCGCGTAGCCCGAGGCCGCGCATAGCGTCACCATCTCGGCCGCGGCCGAGGACGAGTCCATGAACCACAGGCCCGGGCCGTCGGGGATCTCGGCCTTGTCGATCACGCCGTCGACCCGGCACTGCTTGCCGATCTTCTGGATGTTGCCCAGCGCCTTTTCCTCGATGGTGGTCAGGCCGCCGGCGATGTTGCCCTTGGTGGGCTGCGATTCGGACAGGTCGCTGGTCTTCCAGCGGTCGATCATGGCCTGGTAGCGGTCGAACATGAACATGAAGCGTTCGCGCACGGCGTCGTTGGCGCAGCGCTCGGCCACGATGTGCTCGCCGCCGGTCAGTTCCGAGGTCTCGCCGAACACCAGCGTCGAGCCCAGCGCATAGAGCTTGTCGAAGGCGTTGCCCACGGTGGGGTTGGCGCCACAGCCCGAGGTGGTGTCGGACTCGCCGCACTTGGTCGAGACCCACAGGTCGGAGATGGGACACGTGCTGCGGGTGAGCGCGGTGGCGTAATGCACGAATTCCTTGGCGCAGCGCGAGGCCCGCATGATGGTGTCGTGGTCGCCGTGCAGTTCGATGCTGAAGCCCATGACCGGCTTGCCGGTGGCGGCGATGCCGTCGACCACGCGCTTGGTCCAGCCTTCCTCGATGCCGATCACCACCACCGCCGCGACGTTGGGGTTGCAGCCGGTGCCGATGAGGGTGCGGAAGTGCAGTTCCAGGTCTTCGCCGAATTGCAGGCGGCCGTAGGGGTGGGGCAGGGCCAGCGTGCCCTTGATGTTGTTGGCGACGGCCTCGGCCGCGGCGTTGGAGATGTCGTCCACGGGCAGCACGATGACGTGGTTGCGCACGCCGACCCGGCCGTTGTCGCGGCGGTAGCCCTGGAAGGTGGTCTGAGCATTGATGACGGACATGATGGTTTCCTGTGTGGGCGAAGGATCGGCTTACCAGCGCTTGGTCTTGATGTTGTGCACGTGGGCGTGCTGGCCGGCCTGGATCGGCGCGACCACGCGGCCGATGTCCACGCCGTACTTGTAGACCGTGTCGCCCACGGCCATGTCCTTCATCGCGACCTTGTGGCCGATGGGAATGTCCTGCGCGGCCCGCACATGGATGATCTTGTCCTCGTCCATGATCCAGGCATTGAGTTCCGTTCCGGCGGTCAGGCCTTCCACCACGGCGACCGCCACCGTGTCCTTGGCATCGTGCAATACGGCGTGAATCATCGTCTTTCCCTCCTGGGTGAGCGCCACGGCGGAGTGCCGCGGGCGCTTCGGATCACAACGTCCGGCAAATCTTATGGCTCGTTTTTCAGCATGTCAACTAAATCATATATATGAATTGTATGACTTGAGGAGAGGCGCCTCGCGCCGCTACACTGGAGCCCCGGATTTATTGCGATGCACCCATGAACACCAGCCTGT from Achromobacter xylosoxidans includes the following:
- a CDS encoding hydroxyacid dehydrogenase, translated to MHVLISEFMDAPAVDALRQRFDVRYAPDLVEQRDALLRAAGQADALIVRNRSQVDAALLAAAPRLRAVGRLGVGLDNIDLPGCAARGIQVVPATGANARAVAEYVVGTLLALLRGAYAASAEVAGGEWPRAALSQGLEAHGRTLGVVGFGGIGQLTARLAAGLGMRVVACDAALPADHPAWADAGATRLELDDLLAQADAVTLHVPLTTGTRHLLDAARIARMRPGAVLINTSRGGIVDETALAAALRGGHLGGAALDVFEQEPLSAGGPLAGAPNLILTPHIAGLTREANTRVSDMVAAGVTIALTGGAR
- a CDS encoding AEC family transporter, whose protein sequence is MLAIAQFYLSAIVLMLPLLSCVGIGIFWGKRDLPFGGAFITTLVTSVTTPALVFHTFVTTRLDDRALADVAAATLLALLLCALACALLLKLGRLPVRTLLPTAFLPNAGNLGLPISQLAFGDAGLSVAVAFFAVNSFVMHTIAVRLLPGVNTRGSWKSPILLASVLAVAMRLLNVPVPAWLIETTRMLGAVTVPLMLLSLGHALALIPANGLRDGAKVAAMRLATGLAAGLAIVWALDLEPVLAGALTLQMAMPCAVVSYMYAKRYTDMGDTAAGAVLVSTVVFLLLAPLMLWFSHAGT
- a CDS encoding Ldh family oxidoreductase, with amino-acid sequence MAHIYLDELQHLAAASLAAAGANPAMADSTARALVFAESQGLSSHGLSRVPFYAGHLRTGRALGAAVPRILHERGGAALIDAGSGLAFPACALAVEEATRRAREHGVAFIGVANSHHFGEAGYHLEALADAGLVALALSNSPAAMPAWGGKRPLFGTNPIAAVFPRRGGGRIVIDLSLSQVARGKLMIAARDNQPIPLGWALDADGQPTTDPKAGLAGSMLPAGGVKGAMLALIIELLACALTGSHFGFETESFFVDEGGPARLGQAFMAIDPGALAGNEAYLERVETLVEAMLEDDGVRLPGDRRRKLRDEALKHGVEIPEALMAQLRAMSGVA
- a CDS encoding lipocalin family protein, yielding MRRIATLLLALAAGAAGISYAAPPPMQTVESVDLKRYAGMWYEIANFPMFFQRNCVGDTTAEYTLHPDGTVGVNNRCRTKDGDIDSASGTATVVEGSNNAKLEVSFFKPIKGDYWVIGLDPDYRWAVVGTPDRKYLWILSRSPQLPKEDLDRALAAATAQGYQLDELRYTPQK
- a CDS encoding helix-turn-helix domain-containing protein, giving the protein MSAKPASAIPRAPAPVRLSPRESASLHWSAIGKTSWETARILDISESTVNFHLRNACRKLQVRGRRAAVATAIRRGLLNTVTA
- the gshA gene encoding glutamate--cysteine ligase, giving the protein MTDTAAQRLSRLEANRSLLAQTLRGIEKEGLRVDEQGILARTPHPAGLGSALTNEHVTTDYSESLLELITGTHANVDALLAELTATHRHVYSVLDHELIWNQSMPATLPAEADIPIAWYGTSNTGMLKHVYRRGLAERYGKTMQCIAGVHYNFSLPEALWSVLDTQPGTDQDRRSRGYIGLIRNFTRYSWLLMYLFGAAPALARDFLRDGEHGLQRLGDHTLYLPYATSLRMSDLGYQNKAQSQLKLCYNDLDTFLGRLYDAVTQPWPDYQKLGTHRNGEWIQLNTNVLQIENEYYSSIRPKRATGRCERPITALAERGVQYVEVRCLDINPESPVGIDADTSRFVDAFLLFCAASDSPFFPANGYCQRSADNFATVVKEGRKPGLQLDREGKAVELAQWGRELLDQIAPYAALYDAALGGSAYADSLAAQRAKLGRPDDTPSARLLAALTDSGESFHDYSLRQSREHAQALRAEPLPADVAAEYRQAALDSSAEQRRIEQSDDVDFDTYVARYHAALKAPRK
- a CDS encoding Bug family tripartite tricarboxylate transporter substrate binding protein yields the protein MNREQHPPIDDAQRRRVLGALGAAGLCALAPWQQALAQKGNWPDRPINYVVPFPPGGLTDVAARQVGKALGDAERWNVVVENKPGGSANIGAAHVSHAAPDGYTWLAITLSHAANATLFAGKAGYDLTRDLAPVAGLASSPIMVVVNAKSPIKSMADLARAAAAKPLAAGSSGNGTPPHLTLALYQKLTGTPLMHVPYKGGAPSLTDLIGGHLDVVFSNYPESLSHVKNGSLRALAITTRDRSRDLPDVPTVAQAGLPDLIVENFTGVMAPANTPPALVQRIGDAIVKQISQPAMQQALQQLGFVPQPRGPAEFGSYLRSEVDRWARIIRDANIQIA
- a CDS encoding SUKH-4 family immunity protein, translated to MNHDELAGLYAGGATRLAPDTLAGAGLDAHACAWLLDPGLPMRPDPAVALVEFVPPAIHRSPGGAMLVFAREPWADALWLAIAADGRVVTAGEDAAPLFVNTRVEHFLHFLAALQRFQAEASRHHAGPRVYSQSEMQARLDALRRGEFVRRHQPAAGSEPPSFDRPAALRQLDRTWHQHDAKALRRGGWWCRIREQLRDGLL
- a CDS encoding succinylglutamate desuccinylase/aspartoacylase family protein; the protein is MDFTLPVPDLAAERLGNTDTPGVWHFDSGLPGRALMLSALVHGNELCGAWALKDLLAAGLRPRRGSLTLAFCNLPAFDRFDLARHDASRFVDEDMNRVWSAERLDNPISSDRRRAAQLRPWVERADWLLDLHSMHEPGAPLLLTGVLPRNIALARRLKAPQHVIVDAGHKDGVRMRDFAQFGDPARDTACALLIECGFHGDPAARDVARDMVARMLVASEVMDAADVPADWLQPDAVPQRVLEVTDAVVAPSMDVSFAQPWQGLETLEKAGSVIGWADGRAIVSPYDRCTLVMPSLRQLKPGVTVVRLARDYAD
- a CDS encoding alpha/beta hydrolase, translated to MTPAPDGTLLANHAWPAAPNVPSPIVGPGTPSIYLLHGLSEHAGRYDRLARWLAARGWTVGAHDHRGHGRSGGRPATLAHQQDLVTDAVARLADWTAAQGRPPILLGHSLGALVAVRIALQRLAPIDALVLSSPPFVVNVPLWVRRTLTWMSLHAPDLRVPHGLAPARISHDRAVVKAYRSDPLVRRSMTGRLARFVDDGGRDSLREAHLLPCRTLLMVAGDDSIVAAEGSRQFAQRAPAELLTLRWYDSAWHEIFNETAPIADPVYADLDEWLARTAAQLSLSPVLTPSAEEASTP
- a CDS encoding UxaA family hydrolase — translated: MIHAVLHDAKDTVAVAVVEGLTAGTELNAWIMDEDKIIHVRAAQDIPIGHKVAMKDMAVGDTVYKYGVDIGRVVAPIQAGQHAHVHNIKTKRW
- a CDS encoding UxaA family hydrolase — its product is MSVINAQTTFQGYRRDNGRVGVRNHVIVLPVDDISNAAAEAVANNIKGTLALPHPYGRLQFGEDLELHFRTLIGTGCNPNVAAVVVIGIEEGWTKRVVDGIAATGKPVMGFSIELHGDHDTIMRASRCAKEFVHYATALTRSTCPISDLWVSTKCGESDTTSGCGANPTVGNAFDKLYALGSTLVFGETSELTGGEHIVAERCANDAVRERFMFMFDRYQAMIDRWKTSDLSESQPTKGNIAGGLTTIEEKALGNIQKIGKQCRVDGVIDKAEIPDGPGLWFMDSSSAAAEMVTLCAASGYAVHFFPTGQGNVIGNPILPVIKICANPRTVRTMSEHIDVDTSGLLQREIDLNQAGDKLLECMLATANGRWTAAEALGHREFVLTRIFESA